Proteins encoded together in one Lachnospiraceae bacterium JLR.KK008 window:
- the hydF gene encoding [FeFe] hydrogenase H-cluster maturation GTPase HydF produces the protein MTATLQDTPSAGRIHIGFFGKRNSGKSSLINAFAGQEVSIVSAQAGTTTDPVNKPMEIPGLGACVLIDTAGFDDIGSLGLQRVERTQKAAERVDIAVLLCSGAELEPEESWYRLFTQRRTPVIPVVNKADIAEDADALADAVERRLGVAPVTVSAKAHTGLEELRARILRALPGDDGKESITGDFVQAGDVVLLVMPQDEQAPKGRLILPQVQMIRELLDKKGIVISVGSDQLEDALAIMKRPPKLIITDSQVFETVYRKKPQESLLTSFSILFAAYKGDIDYYVESAAQIGRLTGTSSVLIAECCTHAPLSEDIGRVKLPRMLRRRCGETLKVTVVSGMDFPEDLTAYDLIIQCGGCMFHRKYVMSRIGQARRQGVPMTNYGVAIAWLTGILDHVSILRCETGAAAQCYAQDMGK, from the coding sequence ATGACAGCGACTTTGCAGGACACGCCATCCGCAGGCCGGATTCATATCGGATTTTTCGGCAAAAGAAACAGCGGGAAGTCTTCCCTGATCAATGCGTTTGCAGGTCAGGAAGTGTCGATCGTATCGGCGCAGGCAGGGACAACGACTGATCCGGTCAATAAGCCGATGGAGATACCCGGACTGGGCGCCTGTGTGCTGATCGATACGGCGGGATTTGACGATATAGGTTCGCTCGGTTTGCAGAGAGTGGAGAGAACCCAAAAAGCCGCTGAGCGGGTGGATATTGCCGTGCTGCTGTGCAGTGGCGCCGAGCTGGAACCGGAGGAAAGCTGGTATCGGCTGTTTACACAGAGGCGGACGCCGGTTATTCCCGTCGTGAACAAGGCGGATATTGCGGAGGATGCCGATGCTCTGGCAGATGCCGTAGAGCGTCGTCTTGGCGTCGCTCCGGTGACTGTCAGCGCGAAAGCGCATACCGGTCTGGAAGAGCTGAGAGCGCGTATTCTCCGTGCGCTGCCTGGGGATGACGGAAAAGAGAGCATCACCGGTGACTTCGTGCAGGCGGGCGATGTCGTTTTGCTCGTTATGCCCCAAGATGAGCAGGCGCCCAAAGGCAGACTTATCCTGCCGCAGGTTCAGATGATTCGGGAACTGCTGGATAAGAAGGGGATTGTCATCAGTGTAGGTTCCGATCAGCTGGAAGATGCGCTGGCGATCATGAAAAGACCGCCGAAGCTGATTATAACCGATTCGCAGGTGTTCGAGACGGTATACAGGAAAAAGCCACAGGAGAGTCTGCTGACTTCTTTTTCCATACTGTTTGCGGCTTATAAAGGTGATATTGACTATTATGTGGAGAGCGCAGCGCAGATCGGCAGACTGACGGGGACATCGAGCGTACTCATCGCCGAATGCTGCACCCATGCGCCGCTGTCAGAGGATATTGGCAGAGTGAAGTTGCCGCGTATGCTGCGTCGCCGCTGCGGAGAGACATTGAAAGTAACTGTTGTCAGCGGTATGGATTTTCCGGAAGATCTGACTGCCTATGATCTGATTATTCAGTGCGGCGGCTGTATGTTTCACCGCAAATATGTGATGTCGCGGATCGGGCAGGCCAGACGGCAGGGGGTGCCGATGACCAATTACGGGGTGGCGATCGCATGGCTTACCGGCATTCTGGACCATGTTTCCATTCTGCGGTGTGAAACAGGGGCTGCGGCGCAGTGTTATGCGCAAGACATGGGAAAGTGA
- a CDS encoding GNAT family N-acetyltransferase: protein MDMEIIFAYDHPHETGILFSEYTDLLLAGEPSFQKYLDLQHYDEEIRNLEAKYGLPDGRLYLAYYEEELAGCIGLRKVDGQNCEMKRLYVRPQFRGKHIGEYLVQKIIEDAKEIGYSHMLLDTLPFLDTAVYMYRKYGFYEIERYNDSPVRNSIYMRLDL from the coding sequence ATAGATATGGAAATAATTTTTGCATACGATCATCCGCATGAAACGGGGATATTGTTTTCTGAATATACGGACCTTCTGCTTGCCGGAGAACCTTCCTTTCAGAAATACCTTGACCTTCAACATTATGATGAAGAGATCAGGAATCTGGAGGCGAAATATGGGTTGCCTGACGGCAGATTATATCTTGCATATTATGAGGAAGAACTGGCCGGCTGCATTGGTCTGAGAAAAGTTGACGGTCAGAACTGTGAGATGAAACGTCTTTACGTGAGACCACAGTTTCGTGGAAAACATATCGGAGAATATCTGGTGCAAAAGATCATAGAGGATGCGAAAGAGATCGGATATTCTCATATGCTGTTGGATACGCTTCCCTTTTTGGATACTGCGGTTTACATGTACAGGAAATATGGTTTTTATGAAATAGAACGCTATAACGACAGTCCGGTCAGGAATTCTATCTATATGAGGCTGGATCTTTAA
- the hydG gene encoding [FeFe] hydrogenase H-cluster radical SAM maturase HydG codes for MEAVEYKYNVMSARAEEFINDREIRETIAYAREQKENRELVFSLLERARDCKGLTHREAAVLLECEIPEAVQAMRELAMEIKQKLYGNRIVMFAPLYLSNYCVNGCTYCPYHHHNKHIRRKKLTQEEIRQEVTALQDMGHKRLAIESGEDPVNNPIEYILDSIRTIYGIRHKNGSIRRVNVNIAATTVENYRKLRDAGIGTYILFQETYHKENYELLHPTGPKHDYAWHTEAMDRAMAAGIDDVGIGVLFGLEMYRYDFVGLLMHAEHLEAYCGVGPHTISVPRVCAADDIDREDFTNAISDDIFEKIVAVIRIAVPYTGMIISTRESRASRERVLRLGVSQISGGSRTSVGGYVQEETSDENSAQFDVSDRRTLDQVVDWLIRLGYVPSFCTACYREGRTGDRFMTLIKSGQIANCCHPNALMTLKEYLTDYASPETRRQGETLIQRELERIPNPLVREKTEKYMKEIEEGKRDFRF; via the coding sequence ATGGAAGCTGTGGAATACAAATATAACGTGATGTCCGCCAGGGCGGAAGAATTTATCAATGACAGGGAAATCCGGGAGACGATCGCGTATGCCCGGGAGCAGAAAGAGAATCGGGAACTGGTATTTTCACTGCTGGAGCGTGCCAGAGACTGTAAAGGGCTGACACACAGAGAAGCGGCCGTCCTGCTGGAATGCGAGATTCCGGAAGCCGTTCAGGCGATGCGGGAACTGGCCATGGAGATCAAACAAAAGCTGTACGGCAACCGGATCGTCATGTTTGCACCGCTCTATCTGTCGAACTATTGTGTGAATGGCTGCACGTATTGTCCGTATCACCATCACAATAAACATATCCGCAGGAAGAAACTGACACAGGAGGAGATCCGGCAGGAAGTGACCGCCTTACAGGATATGGGACATAAGAGACTGGCCATTGAATCAGGAGAAGATCCGGTCAACAATCCGATCGAATATATTTTGGACAGCATTCGGACGATCTATGGCATCAGACATAAAAACGGTTCAATCAGACGGGTAAACGTAAACATTGCGGCTACCACAGTGGAAAATTACCGGAAGCTGAGAGATGCCGGGATCGGTACTTATATTTTGTTTCAGGAGACCTATCACAAAGAAAACTATGAGCTTCTGCATCCGACAGGACCCAAACACGATTATGCCTGGCATACGGAAGCGATGGACAGGGCGATGGCGGCCGGCATTGATGATGTCGGGATCGGGGTGCTGTTCGGGCTGGAAATGTACCGCTATGATTTTGTGGGGCTCTTGATGCACGCAGAGCATTTGGAGGCATACTGCGGAGTGGGGCCTCATACGATCAGCGTTCCCCGTGTATGTGCGGCCGACGATATTGACAGAGAAGATTTTACCAATGCCATCTCGGATGATATTTTTGAGAAGATTGTGGCTGTCATCCGCATTGCCGTCCCTTACACCGGGATGATCATCTCCACCAGAGAATCCCGCGCCTCCAGAGAGCGTGTGCTTCGGCTTGGCGTTTCACAGATCAGCGGCGGTTCCAGAACGAGCGTGGGCGGCTATGTGCAGGAAGAGACGAGCGATGAAAATTCGGCGCAGTTCGATGTGAGTGACAGACGGACACTCGACCAGGTCGTTGACTGGCTCATACGGCTTGGCTATGTACCCAGCTTTTGCACAGCCTGCTACCGGGAAGGACGCACAGGAGACCGCTTTATGACGTTAATCAAGTCGGGGCAGATTGCCAACTGTTGTCATCCAAACGCCCTGATGACCCTGAAGGAATATCTGACGGATTATGCTTCCCCTGAGACAAGGCGGCAAGGGGAAACGCTCATTCAAAGAGAACTGGAACGGATTCCCAATCCGCTTGTCCGGGAAAAGACGGAAAAATATATGAAAGAAATCGAAGAAGGCAAACGGGATTTCCGGTTTTAG
- the rnr gene encoding ribonuclease R, translated as MGNRKEERKKIISELMEDPLYVPMKEKELAIFLQVEKEDRDELKQILEELLAEGRLEVTKRGRYQKPEARIVTGTFVGNQKGFGFLEVEGTSEDLFIPETMVNGAFPGDIVQAVLLPASRGKRQEAEVTNIVSRSVRQVVGTFQKNRNFGFVVPDDTKLCRDIFIPAERSKGAVDGHKVVAEITDYGSKSRSPEGVVMEILGHSNDPGVDIMCIIKGYELPTDFPERVLNQAQRVSSPVSEADRQGRLDLRGVDMVTIDGEDAKDLDDAVSLTVEDGLYCLGVHIADVTNYVQENSALDREARTRGTSVYLVDRVIPMLPHALSNGICSLNAGEDRLALSCLMKIDDRGQVVDYQIAESVIHVNRRMSYTNVKKILEDKDETVIEQYRELVPMFEQMAVLAAILRRKRRKRGSVEFDFPETKIILDEAGVPLEIRPCERNMATKLIEDFMLAANETVAQHVYWMEQPFLYRTHENPDLEKAEKLAAFIRNFGYSLKMTQGEIHPKELQKLLGKISGTPEEALISRMTLRSMKQARYTTENTGHFGLACSCYCHFTSPIRRYPDLQIHRILKEQIRGRLNGERTAHYTAILPEVAKHCSQTERRADEAERETEKLKKVQFMESHIGEIYEGVISGVTGWGVYVELDNTIEGLVRASDLPGDFFYYEEQSYEMVGEATGRRYKLGQRLTVQVKDTDRLSRTIDFCIPQEEG; from the coding sequence ATGGGAAACAGGAAAGAGGAAAGAAAAAAAATAATCAGTGAGTTGATGGAAGATCCGCTGTATGTTCCGATGAAGGAAAAAGAGCTGGCAATCTTTCTTCAGGTGGAGAAAGAGGATCGGGATGAGCTGAAGCAGATACTGGAGGAGCTGCTTGCGGAAGGCAGGCTGGAGGTGACGAAACGGGGCAGATACCAAAAGCCGGAAGCAAGAATCGTCACAGGCACGTTTGTTGGCAATCAGAAAGGATTTGGCTTTCTGGAGGTTGAGGGCACTTCGGAAGACCTGTTTATACCGGAGACGATGGTAAACGGCGCTTTTCCGGGTGACATCGTGCAGGCAGTACTGCTGCCGGCCAGCAGGGGAAAACGTCAGGAGGCGGAAGTGACGAACATTGTCAGCCGCAGTGTCCGTCAGGTCGTAGGTACTTTTCAGAAAAACAGGAATTTTGGCTTTGTCGTCCCGGACGATACGAAGCTGTGCAGAGATATTTTTATACCGGCGGAACGTTCTAAAGGGGCGGTGGACGGACATAAAGTAGTGGCAGAGATCACAGACTATGGTTCTAAAAGCAGAAGTCCCGAGGGCGTCGTCATGGAGATACTCGGTCACAGCAATGATCCCGGTGTCGATATTATGTGTATCATAAAAGGGTATGAGTTGCCGACGGATTTTCCGGAACGGGTGTTAAATCAGGCGCAGCGTGTGAGCAGTCCGGTATCGGAGGCTGACAGACAGGGCAGGCTTGATCTGCGCGGTGTGGATATGGTGACGATCGACGGGGAGGATGCGAAAGACCTCGACGATGCGGTCAGTCTTACCGTGGAAGACGGTTTGTACTGCCTTGGCGTTCACATCGCGGATGTGACGAACTATGTACAGGAAAATTCTGCGCTTGATCGGGAGGCACGCACGCGTGGCACAAGTGTATACCTGGTGGACAGGGTGATTCCGATGCTGCCGCATGCGCTCTCAAACGGCATCTGTTCGCTGAACGCGGGGGAGGACAGACTGGCGCTGAGTTGTCTGATGAAAATTGACGACCGGGGACAGGTTGTAGATTATCAGATCGCAGAGTCTGTGATCCATGTGAACCGGCGCATGTCCTACACAAATGTAAAGAAGATACTGGAAGATAAGGACGAGACAGTGATTGAGCAGTACAGAGAGCTGGTACCGATGTTTGAACAGATGGCGGTACTGGCTGCGATTCTCCGCAGGAAGAGAAGAAAGAGAGGGTCTGTCGAGTTTGATTTTCCGGAGACGAAAATCATATTGGATGAGGCAGGGGTACCGTTGGAGATCAGACCCTGTGAGAGAAATATGGCAACAAAGCTCATCGAGGATTTCATGCTCGCGGCGAATGAGACTGTAGCGCAGCATGTTTACTGGATGGAGCAGCCGTTCCTGTATCGGACGCATGAAAATCCGGATCTGGAAAAGGCTGAAAAACTGGCGGCCTTTATTCGAAATTTCGGATATTCACTGAAGATGACACAGGGTGAAATCCATCCGAAGGAGCTGCAAAAGCTGTTAGGGAAGATCAGTGGGACACCGGAGGAGGCGCTGATCAGCAGAATGACGCTGCGCAGCATGAAACAGGCCCGTTATACGACGGAAAACACGGGACATTTTGGTCTTGCCTGTTCCTGTTACTGTCATTTCACGTCGCCAATCAGAAGGTATCCGGACTTGCAGATCCACCGGATTCTCAAAGAGCAGATCCGGGGCAGGCTAAACGGCGAGAGAACAGCCCACTATACGGCGATCCTGCCGGAAGTGGCAAAGCACTGTTCGCAGACAGAGCGGCGGGCAGATGAGGCAGAGCGGGAGACTGAAAAGTTAAAGAAAGTACAGTTTATGGAGTCTCACATTGGAGAGATTTATGAAGGTGTGATCTCCGGCGTTACGGGCTGGGGCGTATATGTGGAGCTTGATAATACGATCGAGGGTCTGGTGAGGGCCAGCGATCTGCCGGGTGATTTTTTCTATTATGAAGAACAGAGTTATGAGATGGTGGGGGAAGCGACCGGCAGGCGGTATAAACTGGGGCAGAGGCTGACCGTGCAGGTAAAGGATACGGACAGGTTAAGCCGCACGATCGATTTCTGTATTCCGCAGGAAGAGGGGTAA
- a CDS encoding response regulator transcription factor has product MGQRNVLVADDESRMRKLVRDFLTKSGYGVLEAGDGNEALELFFSQKDIALVILDVMMPQLDGWQVCREIREHSQVPIIMLTAKADERDELQGFELGVDEYITKPFSPKILVARVEAILRRVGQTGSGSIVQAGGIVLDRDAHQVTVDGTVVELSYKEFELLAYFLENRGVALSREKILNHVWNYDYFGDARTIDTHVKKLRSKIGEKGSLIKTIWGHGYKFEET; this is encoded by the coding sequence ATGGGACAGCGGAACGTTCTGGTGGCGGACGATGAGAGCAGGATGCGGAAACTGGTCAGAGATTTTCTGACTAAAAGTGGGTATGGAGTGTTGGAAGCGGGAGACGGAAATGAGGCCCTGGAGCTGTTTTTTTCTCAAAAGGACATCGCGCTGGTGATTCTGGATGTGATGATGCCGCAGCTGGACGGATGGCAGGTATGCAGAGAGATCAGAGAACATTCCCAGGTGCCGATCATTATGCTCACGGCCAAAGCCGATGAACGGGATGAACTGCAGGGGTTTGAACTTGGCGTGGATGAGTACATCACAAAGCCATTCAGCCCGAAAATACTGGTGGCCCGTGTGGAAGCGATCCTGCGCCGGGTGGGTCAGACAGGCAGCGGCAGTATCGTGCAGGCAGGCGGTATCGTTCTGGACAGAGACGCGCATCAGGTAACGGTGGATGGAACCGTGGTCGAGTTGAGTTATAAGGAGTTTGAACTGCTCGCCTATTTCCTTGAGAACAGGGGCGTGGCGCTCTCCCGGGAGAAAATATTGAATCATGTGTGGAATTATGATTATTTTGGTGATGCCCGCACGATTGATACGCATGTCAAAAAACTCCGCAGTAAGATAGGAGAAAAAGGCAGTCTGATCAAGACAATCTGGGGTCATGGGTATAAGTTTGAGGAAACGTAG
- a CDS encoding leucine-rich repeat domain-containing protein, producing the protein MLHENQYRFPAGVLQYQSGPSAVQITGYEGTDKLLQIPERIEGRPVEHIGKKAFWGSRGLVSVNLPETIKEIGDWAFASCPALEEVRLPGGAPRIGNKVFQGCGRLKYIVSCQGDLSLARLTAMALTVLGADYLLIQGQIGSESWFQSLDIKITELLYETEEEICKHLVYCAEEDMMEKQERCLREREYQKAEAALLRLRDPRSLTQAVRSQLCEYLRRTTKGGLSETTWEMIRSNREEQLPFCDTLMEIGAIGSHNIDASLEDLDGREVELKAYLLRRRSKMTESSEMWETLKL; encoded by the coding sequence ATGTTACACGAAAATCAATATCGGTTTCCGGCGGGAGTCTTGCAATATCAATCAGGACCGTCCGCCGTTCAGATTACAGGCTATGAAGGGACAGATAAGCTGCTGCAGATCCCGGAGCGGATCGAAGGCCGCCCTGTGGAGCACATTGGGAAAAAGGCTTTCTGGGGCAGCAGAGGGCTTGTCTCCGTCAATTTGCCAGAAACGATCAAAGAGATCGGGGACTGGGCATTTGCTTCCTGCCCCGCCCTGGAGGAAGTGAGGCTGCCGGGCGGCGCGCCGCGGATCGGCAATAAAGTCTTTCAGGGATGCGGCCGGTTAAAATATATCGTTTCCTGTCAGGGCGATCTTTCTCTTGCCAGGCTGACGGCTATGGCGCTGACTGTACTGGGGGCCGATTACCTCCTGATACAGGGACAGATTGGCAGTGAGAGCTGGTTTCAGAGTCTGGATATTAAGATCACGGAACTGTTATATGAGACCGAGGAAGAGATATGCAAACATCTCGTATATTGTGCGGAAGAAGATATGATGGAAAAACAGGAGCGGTGTCTGCGGGAACGGGAATATCAGAAAGCGGAAGCCGCTTTGCTTCGGCTGCGCGATCCCCGGAGTCTTACGCAGGCTGTGCGCTCGCAGCTGTGCGAATATTTACGCCGTACGACAAAGGGCGGCCTCTCGGAAACAACATGGGAGATGATACGAAGCAACCGGGAAGAACAGCTGCCGTTTTGTGACACACTGATGGAGATCGGGGCGATCGGCAGTCACAATATCGATGCCAGTCTGGAAGATCTGGATGGCAGAGAGGTGGAATTAAAGGCATATTTATTGAGACGGCGTTCTAAAATGACAGAATCGTCAGAAATGTGGGAAACATTGAAATTATAA
- the hydE gene encoding [FeFe] hydrogenase H-cluster radical SAM maturase HydE has translation MRVKDYIDRLEEEEYLEKEQWQAVIADHDREDVAYAAEKARDVAHAYFGRHIYVRGLIEFTNYCRNNCYYCGIRRGNGKVERYRLTEEEIFNCCDQGYRLGLRTFVLQGGEDGWYTDERMEHIIRQIKKRHPDCAMTLSIGERGRESYRRLYEAGADRYLLRHETADESHYRTLHPPELSLAHRKDCLRWLKETGYQTGCGFMVGSPGQTPAALAEDMAWIGELHPHMIGIGPFLPHSDTPFAKKRQGSYALTLFLISLLRIMEKNVLLPATTALGTIHPQGREAGILAGANVLMPNLSPVSVREKYALYDNKKCTGGEAAECMEEIIMRMREIGYEVVTARGDWERRA, from the coding sequence ATGCGGGTAAAAGACTATATTGACAGGCTGGAAGAGGAAGAATATTTAGAGAAAGAGCAGTGGCAGGCGGTAATTGCCGACCATGACCGGGAAGACGTGGCATATGCGGCGGAGAAGGCAAGAGACGTCGCACATGCTTATTTTGGCAGGCACATTTATGTGAGAGGGCTGATAGAATTCACGAACTACTGCCGGAATAACTGTTATTATTGCGGAATCCGCCGGGGCAATGGAAAGGTGGAGCGCTATCGTCTGACAGAGGAGGAAATATTCAACTGCTGCGATCAGGGCTACCGTCTCGGGCTGCGTACGTTTGTACTGCAAGGGGGAGAGGATGGCTGGTATACGGACGAACGGATGGAGCATATCATACGTCAGATCAAAAAAAGGCATCCGGATTGCGCGATGACACTGTCGATCGGTGAGCGGGGGCGGGAGTCCTACCGCAGGTTGTATGAGGCCGGGGCCGACCGGTATCTGCTCCGGCATGAGACAGCGGACGAGTCACATTATCGTACGCTTCATCCGCCGGAACTGTCACTGGCCCACAGGAAGGACTGCCTGCGGTGGCTGAAAGAGACCGGTTATCAGACAGGCTGTGGGTTTATGGTCGGGTCTCCGGGGCAGACGCCGGCAGCGCTGGCGGAAGATATGGCGTGGATCGGAGAGCTGCATCCACATATGATTGGGATCGGACCGTTTCTGCCACATTCAGATACCCCGTTTGCTAAAAAGAGACAGGGCAGTTATGCGCTGACACTGTTTCTGATCAGTCTGCTGCGCATTATGGAGAAGAATGTGCTTTTGCCGGCGACGACGGCGCTTGGCACAATCCATCCGCAGGGCAGAGAGGCGGGCATTCTGGCGGGCGCCAATGTATTGATGCCGAATTTATCTCCGGTTTCGGTGAGAGAAAAATATGCGCTCTATGATAACAAAAAGTGCACGGGCGGGGAAGCGGCAGAGTGTATGGAAGAGATTATCATGAGGATGAGAGAGATCGGATACGAGGTTGTCACGGCAAGGGGAGACTGGGAGAGGAGAGCTTAG
- a CDS encoding HAMP domain-containing sensor histidine kinase, with translation MRHSIKRQLALVFIILITGTIFCSWFFNVTFLESYYMNKKENALMNVYHKINEASVDGGMEAETFDMELLKICGKYNVHLLVLDENFQLLKATMHDPDILVRQLLDNIFFAGSHSQYEKILDQTQDYVLHSIIDTKNHEEYIEMWGFLESGALFLLRTPKEGIAESAQIANRFLVYTGLASLLIGSGIIWIVSRKITEPILELARISEKMACLDFETKYEGNMKNEVGVLGDNMNLLSRTLEGTISELKTVNNELKKDVEKKERIDEMRKEFLSNVSHELKTPIALIQGYAEGLREGINEDPESREFYCEVIMDEAARMNNLVQKLLTLNQLEFGNDAVEMERFDLTAMITTLVQSADILAKQSGIQVKIDSREACYVWADVYKTEEVIRNYFSNALNHCSGEKIIHIHMTREQDKVRVGIFNTGRPIAEDALPHIWEKFYKADKARTREYGGSGVGLSIVKALMESMNEQYGVTNYDNGVEFWFELAIN, from the coding sequence ATGAGGCATTCGATCAAAAGGCAGTTGGCGCTTGTTTTTATCATCCTGATTACAGGGACGATCTTCTGTTCCTGGTTTTTTAATGTCACATTTTTGGAATCGTATTATATGAATAAAAAAGAGAATGCGCTGATGAATGTTTATCATAAAATAAACGAGGCATCTGTGGATGGAGGAATGGAAGCGGAAACGTTTGACATGGAATTGCTGAAGATCTGCGGAAAGTATAACGTGCACCTGCTTGTTTTGGATGAAAATTTTCAGCTGTTAAAAGCGACGATGCATGATCCGGATATTCTGGTCAGACAGCTTCTGGACAATATCTTTTTTGCGGGTTCCCATTCACAATATGAAAAGATTCTGGACCAGACGCAAGACTATGTACTTCACAGTATCATAGATACGAAAAACCATGAAGAATACATCGAAATGTGGGGATTTCTGGAATCAGGGGCGTTATTTTTACTGCGAACACCCAAGGAGGGGATTGCAGAAAGCGCGCAGATCGCCAATCGTTTTCTCGTCTATACGGGACTGGCTTCCCTGCTGATCGGCAGTGGCATCATCTGGATCGTATCCAGAAAAATTACCGAACCGATCCTGGAGCTTGCCCGTATTTCGGAAAAGATGGCTTGTCTTGACTTTGAGACAAAATACGAAGGTAATATGAAAAATGAAGTGGGAGTGCTCGGAGACAATATGAATCTGCTCTCCAGAACGCTGGAAGGGACAATTTCTGAGCTGAAAACTGTCAATAATGAACTGAAAAAAGATGTGGAGAAGAAAGAACGGATCGACGAGATGCGGAAAGAGTTTCTCTCGAATGTCTCTCATGAGCTGAAAACGCCGATTGCATTGATTCAGGGCTATGCGGAAGGACTGCGGGAAGGGATCAATGAGGACCCGGAGAGCAGGGAGTTTTATTGTGAGGTCATAATGGATGAGGCGGCAAGGATGAACAATCTTGTGCAGAAACTATTGACGCTGAATCAGTTGGAATTCGGCAACGATGCTGTGGAGATGGAGCGGTTTGATTTGACTGCAATGATAACGACGCTGGTACAATCTGCAGACATTCTGGCAAAGCAAAGCGGAATTCAGGTGAAGATTGACAGCAGGGAGGCCTGTTATGTGTGGGCAGACGTATACAAGACAGAGGAAGTGATCAGAAATTATTTCAGTAATGCGCTGAATCATTGCAGCGGTGAGAAGATCATTCATATTCACATGACCAGAGAGCAGGATAAAGTACGGGTCGGGATCTTTAATACGGGCCGTCCGATCGCAGAAGACGCTCTTCCTCACATATGGGAGAAGTTTTATAAGGCGGACAAGGCGAGGACGCGGGAATACGGCGGCAGCGGCGTAGGGCTTTCCATTGTGAAGGCGCTGATGGAATCTATGAACGAACAATATGGCGTGACAAATTATGACAATGGTGTGGAGTTTTGGTTTGAACTTGCGATAAATTGA
- the smpB gene encoding SsrA-binding protein SmpB, whose product MAKDGFQLVANNKKAYHDYFIEEKYEAGVALHGTEVKSLRLGKCSIKEAFVRIEQGEVFVYGMHVSPYEKGNIFNKDPLRTKKLLLHRQEINRMAGRIAEKGYTLVPLQVYFKDGLAKVEIGLAKGKKLYDKRQDIAKKDQRREAEREFRVRNL is encoded by the coding sequence ATGGCAAAGGACGGTTTTCAACTGGTTGCCAATAACAAAAAGGCATACCATGATTATTTTATAGAAGAAAAATATGAGGCGGGCGTAGCGCTGCATGGTACGGAAGTGAAATCTCTGCGTCTCGGAAAGTGTTCGATCAAGGAGGCTTTCGTGCGCATCGAGCAGGGGGAAGTTTTTGTCTATGGAATGCACGTCAGTCCGTACGAAAAAGGCAATATCTTTAATAAAGATCCGCTGCGGACAAAAAAACTGCTCCTCCACCGTCAGGAGATCAACCGCATGGCGGGACGGATCGCAGAGAAAGGCTATACGCTCGTCCCGTTACAGGTATATTTTAAGGATGGACTGGCAAAGGTAGAGATCGGTCTGGCCAAAGGGAAGAAACTGTATGACAAACGTCAGGATATTGCCAAAAAGGATCAGCGCCGGGAGGCGGAACGAGAGTTCCGTGTACGCAATTTATAA